Proteins encoded together in one Peribacillus asahii window:
- the nikD gene encoding nickel import ATP-binding protein NikD: MQTKDNTSTLVQDIQFELHRGKVLGIVGESGSGKTVTSMAILQLLDQKTTTIEGSIKLQGRELNGLDKKAMRNIRGKDIAFIMQNPMNAFTPVYTIGNQFIETIRSHTKMNKKQATEIAIEAMQHVNLPNPKELLTSYPFQLSGGMLQRVMIAMAACLHPAVIIADEPTTALDVNNQLQVLHHLNQIRTDYGSAILLISHDLGVISEMADDVIVMQHGRIVEKADVFQLFDHPQHEYTKKLLHARPTLHVEEYIG; this comes from the coding sequence ATGCAAACAAAGGATAATACCTCCACCCTCGTACAAGACATTCAGTTTGAATTACACCGTGGAAAAGTACTCGGTATTGTCGGAGAAAGCGGGAGCGGTAAAACGGTCACAAGTATGGCTATTTTGCAACTTCTTGATCAAAAAACAACAACGATTGAAGGTAGTATAAAACTGCAAGGACGCGAGTTGAATGGATTAGATAAGAAAGCCATGCGCAATATTCGTGGCAAAGACATTGCTTTTATTATGCAAAACCCGATGAATGCTTTTACACCTGTATATACGATTGGTAATCAATTCATTGAAACCATTCGCTCTCATACGAAAATGAATAAAAAACAAGCAACAGAGATTGCTATTGAAGCAATGCAGCATGTGAATCTACCTAATCCTAAGGAATTATTAACATCCTACCCTTTTCAATTAAGTGGCGGAATGCTTCAACGGGTCATGATTGCGATGGCCGCATGCTTGCATCCTGCTGTTATTATTGCAGATGAACCAACAACTGCACTTGATGTTAATAACCAACTTCAAGTGCTGCATCATTTGAATCAAATTCGTACAGATTATGGTTCAGCCATTTTATTAATTTCTCATGATCTTGGTGTCATTTCAGAAATGGCTGATGATGTCATCGTGATGCAGCACGGTCGTATCGTTGAAAAAGCGGACGTATTTCAACTATTTGATCATCCGCAGCACGAATATACGAAAAAGCTTCTCCATGCTCGACCAACATTGCATGTAGAAGAATATATAGGATAA
- a CDS encoding phosphoglycerate mutase, translated as MIRDVDILNKETIKTDLALIRSCLKLINASISYSKSHGEDFSASENEELHMLVSKIDRSLNKIKGHIQYETNN; from the coding sequence ATGATAAGAGACGTCGATATCTTAAACAAGGAAACAATCAAAACAGATTTAGCATTAATTAGGTCATGCTTAAAATTGATTAACGCAAGCATATCCTATTCGAAATCACACGGAGAAGATTTCTCTGCTTCGGAAAATGAAGAACTACATATGCTAGTTTCCAAGATTGACAGGAGTTTAAATAAAATCAAAGGACACATACAATATGAAACAAACAATTAA
- a CDS encoding amino acid permease, with product MAQHELKRGLSNRHVQLIAIGGTIGTGLFLGSGKAIQLAGPSIIFAYLIVGLAIFFVMRALGELLLSKAGYQSFTDIAEDYLGPRAAFVTGWTYWFCWIMTAMADVIAVGVYVQYWFDIPQWIPAIICLIILLGLNLLTVKLFGELEFWFALIKVITILALIGIGVILLVMGFKTDAGTVTIQNLWEHGGLFPNGISGFLLSFQMVVFAYVGVELVGVSAAETSNPEKNIPSAINKIPLRILFFYVGAIVILLCVNPWTELNAAESPFVKTFSLVGIPIAAGIINFVVLTSAASACNSGMFSTSRILFNLSKNDQAPLHFAKLNKNHVPSSALWISVLVLLVGALLSKLIPEQAFGIVTTISAICFIWVWGVILICHLRYKKTRPQLQARSKFKAPFTPFINYAVLTLFAVILIIMLVAEETRPALLLTPIWFILLFTLYSNRRKKEKSIKLSAWKK from the coding sequence ATGGCACAACATGAATTAAAGAGGGGTTTATCAAATCGGCATGTTCAACTTATCGCGATTGGAGGCACTATTGGTACTGGGTTATTCTTAGGATCCGGCAAAGCGATACAACTAGCAGGTCCGTCCATCATCTTTGCCTATTTGATCGTAGGTCTTGCTATTTTTTTTGTGATGAGGGCGTTAGGAGAACTTTTGCTGTCTAAAGCAGGTTATCAATCGTTTACAGACATTGCCGAAGACTATCTTGGACCTCGGGCAGCATTTGTAACCGGGTGGACATATTGGTTTTGTTGGATTATGACAGCTATGGCTGATGTGATTGCTGTTGGGGTATATGTACAATATTGGTTTGATATCCCACAATGGATACCTGCCATTATCTGCTTGATCATTTTATTAGGACTTAATCTATTAACCGTAAAGCTTTTTGGAGAATTGGAGTTTTGGTTTGCATTAATAAAGGTCATCACGATTCTCGCATTAATAGGCATTGGGGTTATTTTGCTGGTGATGGGATTCAAGACAGATGCAGGAACGGTTACGATTCAAAATCTTTGGGAACATGGAGGGCTTTTTCCAAACGGAATATCAGGCTTCTTACTTTCATTCCAGATGGTTGTCTTTGCCTATGTAGGTGTGGAATTAGTGGGTGTATCGGCAGCGGAAACATCCAATCCAGAAAAAAATATCCCATCGGCGATTAATAAAATTCCTTTAAGGATCCTATTTTTCTACGTTGGCGCAATTGTTATCCTATTGTGTGTTAACCCATGGACAGAACTAAATGCAGCAGAAAGTCCTTTTGTAAAAACGTTTAGTCTAGTAGGGATTCCAATTGCCGCAGGAATTATTAATTTTGTCGTATTAACTTCAGCTGCTTCTGCCTGTAACAGCGGGATGTTTTCAACAAGCCGAATCCTGTTTAATTTAAGCAAAAATGACCAAGCGCCATTGCATTTTGCAAAACTGAATAAGAATCACGTACCAAGTAGTGCGTTATGGATATCTGTGCTTGTCCTATTAGTGGGAGCTCTTTTGAGCAAACTTATACCGGAACAAGCTTTTGGAATCGTGACAACCATTAGTGCGATTTGTTTTATTTGGGTTTGGGGTGTCATTCTCATTTGTCATTTGAGGTACAAGAAAACACGCCCGCAATTGCAGGCAAGATCCAAATTTAAAGCACCATTCACACCATTTATTAATTACGCTGTCCTAACGTTGTTTGCCGTGATTCTCATCATTATGCTGGTTGCTGAAGAAACACGTCCGGCCCTGTTGTTAACACCGATTTGGTTTATTCTATTATTTACTCTGTATTCAAATCGTAGAAAAAAGGAAAAAAGTATAAAATTATCTGCCTGGAAAAAATAA
- the trmL gene encoding tRNA (uridine(34)/cytosine(34)/5-carboxymethylaminomethyluridine(34)-2'-O)-methyltransferase TrmL, translated as MAIHVVLYQPEIPANTANIALTCAATDTALHLIRPLGFSTDEKMIKQAGLDFWQLINITYYDSLDDFFSKNQGAFYYIETFGEKTHSAFDFSDVSKEHYFMFGKETTGLPKDLLEKNEDHFLRIPMSNHVRSLNLSNTAAILVYEALRQQGYPHLK; from the coding sequence TTGGCAATACATGTTGTACTATATCAACCAGAAATTCCGGCTAATACCGCAAATATTGCACTTACTTGTGCCGCAACGGATACAGCCTTACACTTAATCCGACCTCTTGGCTTTTCAACAGATGAAAAAATGATCAAACAAGCAGGTTTAGATTTCTGGCAGCTTATAAACATAACGTATTATGATTCATTGGATGACTTTTTCTCAAAAAATCAAGGTGCGTTTTACTATATTGAGACGTTTGGTGAAAAAACACATTCAGCCTTTGACTTCAGTGATGTATCAAAAGAACATTATTTTATGTTTGGAAAAGAAACAACCGGTTTACCAAAAGATTTACTAGAAAAAAATGAAGATCACTTTTTAAGAATACCAATGAGTAATCATGTTCGTTCACTGAACCTTTCGAATACAGCTGCTATATTAGTATATGAGGCCCTGCGCCAGCAAGGATATCCCCATTTAAAATAA
- a CDS encoding MATE family efflux transporter, which translates to MNHRAYLALAIPLTISTMTTPLLGAVDTAVVGQLPDPAYIGGVAVGSIIFNTLYWLFGFLRVSTSAFAAQANGANDQAQGTLALFRPFLLAVIVGLCFILLQWPIEYAALTLIAPEADVSKFAMEYFRIRIWGAPFTLMNYVILGWLMGMSKIKISLFLQVFMNVLNMGLAILFVHVFSLAVKGVAMATLIAEITACLIGLLLLMKASPIQWKIPPVGTLIDSHSMKKMFIVNRDLFIRTICLLAVFNLFTAKGASFGTELLAANAVLIQIHYIMAYFFDGFANASSIFVGKAIGSNDEKLYKKTLTLSWQWSILSAFFIACIYGLFQEQIIGLFTNLPRVIELSNTYGVWLIIFPFVACFGLVIYGVFTGATEIAPVRNSMIYALIAYIIVQVTATPILDNHGLWLAFIVFSMGRSGFLVMYISRLNKKIFHHKQES; encoded by the coding sequence ATGAATCATCGAGCATACCTTGCTCTAGCCATCCCCTTAACGATTTCAACGATGACAACCCCTTTATTAGGAGCTGTAGATACAGCAGTTGTTGGTCAGCTTCCAGATCCAGCGTATATTGGAGGAGTTGCAGTAGGGAGCATTATTTTTAATACTTTATATTGGTTATTTGGTTTTTTACGAGTTAGCACATCTGCGTTTGCCGCTCAAGCTAATGGGGCAAACGATCAAGCTCAAGGAACACTCGCTTTATTTCGCCCTTTTTTATTAGCTGTCATTGTAGGTCTTTGTTTTATCCTCTTGCAATGGCCAATTGAATATGCCGCTTTGACACTAATTGCCCCTGAGGCCGATGTTAGCAAATTTGCAATGGAATATTTTCGAATTCGAATTTGGGGAGCTCCTTTCACTTTGATGAACTATGTCATTCTTGGGTGGTTGATGGGCATGTCGAAAATTAAAATATCTTTATTTTTACAAGTGTTCATGAATGTTCTAAATATGGGTCTTGCCATTTTGTTTGTTCATGTTTTTTCTTTAGCTGTAAAAGGGGTCGCGATGGCAACTTTAATCGCAGAAATCACAGCATGTCTAATTGGATTACTTCTTTTAATGAAGGCATCACCAATTCAATGGAAAATTCCACCTGTAGGAACACTTATAGATTCACATTCTATGAAAAAGATGTTTATCGTTAACCGGGATTTATTTATTCGAACGATTTGTTTATTAGCCGTTTTTAACTTGTTTACAGCAAAAGGTGCTTCCTTTGGTACAGAACTATTAGCCGCTAATGCTGTGTTAATCCAAATTCATTATATTATGGCTTATTTCTTTGATGGGTTTGCGAATGCATCTAGCATTTTCGTAGGTAAAGCAATTGGTTCAAATGATGAAAAATTATATAAAAAAACGCTCACCTTATCTTGGCAATGGTCAATTCTATCTGCTTTCTTCATTGCTTGCATCTATGGACTATTTCAAGAACAGATTATTGGACTCTTCACGAATTTGCCGAGAGTAATTGAGCTTTCGAATACATATGGAGTTTGGCTTATTATTTTCCCATTTGTAGCTTGTTTCGGACTCGTCATTTACGGTGTTTTTACGGGGGCCACTGAAATTGCACCGGTTCGAAACTCTATGATATACGCGTTGATCGCGTATATTATTGTGCAAGTCACTGCAACTCCCATCTTGGACAATCATGGCTTATGGCTAGCCTTTATTGTTTTTAGTATGGGGAGATCTGGCTTTCTAGTTATGTATATCTCTAGACTGAATAAGAAAATTTTTCATCATAAACAAGAATCGTGA
- the nikC gene encoding nickel ABC transporter permease subunit NikC encodes MIATIRSQLRSQKALGICIIILSILFFLAIFAPWLAPNDPVAVNLALKLQPPSWNYPLGTDHLGRCNLSRLLIGARISLGFASLIFLSSLVIGLIIGTLAGYTGGWLDYILMRICDTVMAFPNLLLVIGLVGVFGPGLSQVVLALILVQWVYYARIFRGMVLSVKEQNYIAAAKISGSSSWKVMKKHIVPNILPPLAVMGTLEMGWAIMDLSAMSFLGLGVQPPTPEWGAMILEGKSYIRTNPELMLYPGLMIMLVVVTFNVLGEALSERFGVKRRF; translated from the coding sequence ATGATTGCTACTATACGTTCTCAATTGCGAAGTCAAAAAGCGTTGGGTATTTGTATTATCATACTAAGTATCCTATTCTTTCTAGCTATTTTCGCTCCTTGGCTTGCACCTAACGACCCAGTTGCAGTGAATTTAGCGCTAAAACTTCAACCTCCTTCTTGGAATTATCCATTAGGAACCGATCATTTAGGTCGTTGTAACTTATCGCGTCTCTTAATAGGAGCTCGCATCTCATTAGGCTTTGCTTCACTTATTTTTCTTTCATCTTTAGTCATCGGCTTAATTATCGGAACACTTGCTGGCTATACAGGTGGTTGGTTGGATTATATCTTAATGAGAATATGCGATACGGTTATGGCATTTCCTAATCTGTTACTTGTTATTGGATTAGTTGGGGTATTTGGACCTGGACTTTCCCAAGTCGTTTTAGCCTTAATCCTTGTGCAATGGGTTTATTATGCGAGAATATTTCGAGGAATGGTCCTCAGTGTGAAGGAGCAAAACTATATTGCAGCCGCAAAAATAAGCGGCTCGTCTTCTTGGAAAGTTATGAAGAAACATATCGTACCTAATATTCTTCCTCCACTTGCTGTCATGGGTACCCTAGAAATGGGCTGGGCTATTATGGATCTATCTGCGATGTCATTTCTCGGCTTAGGCGTGCAGCCTCCTACTCCAGAATGGGGAGCGATGATTCTTGAAGGAAAATCTTACATTCGAACGAATCCAGAATTAATGCTCTATCCAGGTTTAATGATTATGCTCGTTGTCGTAACCTTCAATGTTTTAGGCGAAGCTTTATCTGAACGCTTTGGAGTTAAACGTCGTTTTTAA
- the nikA gene encoding nickel ABC transporter substrate-binding protein has translation MSKRRTSTQVLFIFAIVLILSTLLLGCTNESKEDSASNKESKNMLTIAWPRDIGEMNPHVYNPSQLFAQSMVYESLVSYQDGGELKPQLAESWDISKDGKAYTFHLRQGVKFSDGTSFNADIVKKNFDAILKNVALHSWLGFIPKIDQTKVIDEHTFQLTLTEPYYATIQELAVVRPVRFLGEAGFPKNGDTSKGIEKSVGTGPWVLDEYKADEYATFKRNENYWGELPKVKKIKVKIIPDAETRVLAFEKGDLDLIYGEGVISLDTFKQLESTGNYETSVSEPVATRQLVMNTKKEQLSDVRVRQALQYGFNKQAMVDGITSGVEDKADYILPTNFPYTSNIDAQPIDYNVEKAKALLDEAGWKLPKGKNVREKDGKLLEVELMYDSAESIQKAMAETLQAEWAALGVKLNIVGVELPVQVQRFKGNDFDLNFFSNYGAPYDPHIFVNVVGSEGFGFKEAISSYPKKEELLQQITDVLKSTDEKERQKLYSSILTSLQEQGSIVPISYVKKVAVYQKDVSNFTFPANRDEHPFTGISIE, from the coding sequence ATGTCGAAACGACGAACTAGTACACAAGTTTTATTTATATTTGCAATCGTTCTCATTTTATCAACGCTTTTACTTGGATGTACAAATGAATCAAAAGAAGATTCAGCTTCAAACAAAGAGAGTAAAAACATGCTTACTATTGCTTGGCCGCGGGATATAGGTGAAATGAATCCACATGTCTATAACCCTTCTCAATTATTTGCACAATCTATGGTGTATGAATCTTTAGTTAGCTATCAAGATGGTGGAGAATTAAAACCACAATTAGCGGAATCTTGGGATATTTCAAAAGACGGGAAAGCATACACATTTCACCTTCGTCAAGGAGTAAAATTTTCAGATGGAACAAGCTTTAATGCTGACATCGTGAAAAAGAACTTTGATGCCATTTTGAAAAATGTTGCTTTACATAGTTGGTTAGGATTTATTCCCAAGATTGATCAAACGAAAGTAATTGACGAACATACGTTCCAATTGACGTTAACAGAACCTTATTATGCTACGATTCAAGAATTAGCGGTTGTTCGTCCGGTCCGTTTCTTAGGTGAAGCAGGCTTCCCGAAAAATGGTGACACATCAAAAGGGATTGAAAAATCGGTCGGAACAGGTCCTTGGGTATTAGATGAATATAAAGCCGATGAATATGCGACTTTTAAACGCAATGAAAATTATTGGGGCGAACTCCCTAAAGTGAAAAAAATCAAAGTAAAAATCATTCCTGACGCTGAGACAAGAGTCCTTGCATTTGAAAAAGGAGATTTGGACCTTATTTATGGTGAAGGAGTAATCAGTTTAGATACATTCAAACAATTAGAATCAACTGGAAACTACGAAACTAGTGTGTCTGAACCAGTTGCAACCCGTCAACTCGTCATGAATACGAAGAAAGAACAACTTTCGGATGTACGTGTTCGCCAAGCGTTACAGTATGGATTTAATAAACAAGCTATGGTCGATGGTATCACTTCAGGAGTAGAAGACAAAGCAGATTATATTTTACCAACAAACTTTCCTTACACGTCAAATATCGATGCACAACCGATTGATTACAATGTAGAAAAAGCAAAAGCATTATTAGATGAAGCAGGTTGGAAACTTCCAAAAGGAAAAAATGTTCGTGAAAAAGATGGTAAACTACTTGAAGTAGAATTAATGTACGACTCTGCGGAATCGATTCAAAAAGCGATGGCAGAAACATTACAAGCTGAGTGGGCAGCACTTGGTGTGAAATTAAACATCGTTGGAGTAGAATTGCCTGTGCAAGTTCAACGATTTAAAGGAAACGATTTTGACTTAAATTTCTTTAGTAATTATGGTGCACCGTATGACCCACATATATTCGTAAACGTCGTTGGTTCAGAAGGATTCGGCTTTAAGGAAGCCATTTCATCATATCCAAAGAAAGAAGAGTTACTACAACAAATTACTGACGTTTTAAAATCAACAGATGAAAAAGAACGTCAAAAACTATACTCTTCTATTTTAACATCACTACAAGAGCAGGGATCAATTGTTCCAATCTCTTATGTTAAGAAAGTCGCAGTTTATCAAAAAGATGTATCTAATTTTACTTTCCCTGCTAATCGTGACGAACATCCCTTCACTGGTATTAGCATTGAATAG
- the nikB gene encoding nickel ABC transporter permease subunit NikB translates to MGTYIVKRMMAIIPIFLLATLFTFGMMRLSPVDPAEAYLAAAHIQPTEEMLEQKRHEFGLDQPILVQYVNSIIKICQLDFGISYISNKPVWDEVTYRMPATIQLALGSILLAILVSVPLGFLAGIKKNSGIDYFSRFLAFFGASIPSFWLGYLLIFFFSVKLNLFPVEGIGTVQHLVLPSITLAVPLIALYTRLLRASVLENLQEPYVLFARTRGIKESIIMGKHVLRIAISPMITGLGMNLGKLLTGTIIVEAVFSWPGFGRYFIEAIFNRDIPVIQCYVLLAAGLFLISNLIVDLIQMYIDPRISRKGGHSQ, encoded by the coding sequence ATGGGCACTTATATCGTGAAACGCATGATGGCTATTATCCCAATCTTTCTTCTTGCTACACTGTTTACGTTTGGAATGATGCGGCTTTCACCAGTCGACCCGGCTGAAGCTTATTTAGCAGCTGCCCATATCCAACCAACAGAGGAAATGTTGGAGCAGAAAAGACATGAATTTGGCCTGGATCAACCTATCCTCGTTCAATATGTAAACTCTATTATTAAGATATGCCAATTGGATTTTGGCATATCTTATATTTCTAATAAGCCTGTTTGGGACGAGGTTACATATCGAATGCCAGCCACGATTCAGTTAGCTCTAGGCAGTATTCTACTAGCTATATTGGTTAGTGTCCCCCTTGGTTTCTTAGCTGGAATCAAGAAAAACAGTGGAATTGATTATTTTAGTCGATTTCTTGCTTTTTTCGGGGCATCCATTCCATCTTTCTGGTTAGGATACTTATTAATCTTTTTCTTTTCTGTGAAGCTCAATTTATTTCCAGTAGAAGGAATTGGTACGGTACAACATCTTGTTTTACCTTCGATTACATTGGCAGTGCCCTTAATTGCGTTGTATACACGCTTATTACGTGCTAGTGTTTTGGAAAATTTACAAGAACCATATGTCTTATTTGCCCGTACAAGAGGGATAAAGGAGAGCATCATTATGGGTAAACATGTTTTACGCATAGCCATCTCCCCTATGATTACTGGACTTGGAATGAATCTAGGTAAACTACTCACAGGGACCATTATTGTTGAGGCTGTGTTTTCATGGCCAGGATTTGGACGTTACTTTATTGAAGCCATTTTTAATCGAGATATTCCTGTTATCCAGTGCTATGTGCTACTAGCAGCTGGACTGTTTCTTATCAGTAATTTAATTGTAGATTTGATTCAAATGTACATTGACCCACGCATCTCCAGAAAAGGAGGGCACAGCCAATGA
- a CDS encoding DUF4275 family protein, which produces MDLVSLLEKKKIKVTEIPKWGTYLRKQWEDNFANHLSDKEKNSIYFYDEDGCCGYLWHVFSWEKKQCLKEEQADWAFNKESKKSCYVFYQHSNDALILEKASSLNADDFLNEEDVYVVDKEFNWTYVRTHETDWCGPYFSRKDKTI; this is translated from the coding sequence ATGGATTTAGTATCCTTGCTTGAGAAGAAAAAAATAAAGGTAACTGAAATACCTAAGTGGGGAACGTATTTAAGAAAACAATGGGAAGATAACTTTGCCAATCATCTTAGTGACAAAGAAAAGAATTCTATTTACTTTTATGATGAAGATGGCTGCTGTGGCTACCTATGGCATGTATTTAGCTGGGAAAAAAAGCAGTGCTTAAAAGAAGAACAAGCTGATTGGGCATTTAACAAAGAATCAAAGAAATCTTGTTATGTTTTTTATCAGCATTCTAATGATGCGTTAATTCTTGAAAAGGCTTCGTCTTTAAATGCAGATGATTTTCTAAATGAAGAAGATGTGTATGTAGTAGATAAGGAATTCAACTGGACTTATGTGAGAACCCATGAAACAGACTGGTGTGGTCCTTATTTTAGTAGAAAAGATAAAACAATTTAA
- the nikE gene encoding nickel import ATP-binding protein NikE, with protein sequence MSLLQVKEVTHSYGSHKLFKWKDSPKQVLKNISLSIEEGTCLGLLGTSGAGKSTLGKIILGLEQPQQGQVLFQGHNIYTADKLTRQKIRRDLQVVFQDSYSAVNPRLTAERIIAEPLENYEKLTISEQKRTIIELLERVGLSEKDLTKYPHQFSGGQLQRINIARAISLKPKLIVLDESVSSLDMVNQTLILNLLSELKEDFGLSYLFITHDIKAAYAIADTLGVLEQGELIELYDSKNQFFSSEHPVVKQMRGAILAEHPRFRSLPTRISKTIYVD encoded by the coding sequence ATGAGTTTATTACAAGTAAAAGAAGTAACTCATAGTTACGGCTCTCATAAATTATTCAAGTGGAAAGATAGTCCAAAACAAGTACTCAAAAACATTTCTCTCTCTATTGAAGAAGGAACATGCTTGGGGTTACTAGGTACGAGTGGCGCTGGAAAAAGCACATTAGGCAAAATCATTCTTGGTTTAGAACAACCTCAACAAGGACAAGTTCTATTTCAAGGACATAATATTTATACAGCGGATAAATTGACTCGCCAAAAAATCCGCCGCGATTTACAGGTTGTTTTTCAAGATTCCTATTCAGCCGTCAATCCTAGACTAACAGCTGAACGAATTATTGCTGAACCGTTAGAAAACTATGAAAAGCTAACGATATCTGAACAAAAACGAACCATTATTGAATTGCTAGAAAGAGTTGGTCTCAGTGAAAAAGATTTAACTAAATACCCTCATCAATTTAGCGGAGGACAATTACAAAGAATCAATATCGCTAGAGCCATCTCCCTAAAGCCCAAACTAATTGTCTTAGATGAATCTGTCAGTAGCCTTGATATGGTCAACCAAACTCTTATATTAAATTTACTAAGCGAACTCAAAGAGGATTTTGGACTATCATATCTGTTTATCACTCATGATATTAAAGCAGCCTATGCAATCGCTGATACATTAGGTGTACTAGAACAAGGGGAATTAATCGAGCTTTACGATTCTAAAAACCAGTTTTTTTCGTCAGAACATCCTGTCGTTAAACAGATGAGAGGTGCTATCCTTGCTGAGCATCCACGCTTTCGTTCTCTTCCAACAAGGATTAGTAAGACCATATATGTTGATTGA
- a CDS encoding DMT family transporter yields the protein MKSNIQFLLSMIIFGTIGVFVRYIDLSSSEIALLRGLVGSFFLMTVMFMMKKKFSWALVKANALVLLLSSIALGGNWIFLFQAYKHTTISNAALSYYFAPVFVLILSPLVLKEKLSAKKIICIGIAMLGMLLIVGNSGVSTSGLDHLLGIGYGLMAAIFYASLMLFNKFIKNMNGLEITFIQLGTSTLLLMPYVFFTEGFGIFEASSSSIPFILILGIVHTGIGFLLFFSGMQKLKGQSIAALSYADPITSLVISAVILQEQMTVVQMLGGALLLGSTFVSENQSMKFSKRLKIKSAK from the coding sequence ATGAAATCTAACATTCAGTTCCTATTATCAATGATCATCTTTGGTACGATTGGTGTATTTGTAAGATACATTGATTTATCTTCGAGTGAAATAGCTTTATTACGTGGTTTAGTTGGTAGTTTCTTTTTAATGACAGTCATGTTCATGATGAAGAAAAAATTTTCATGGGCATTGGTTAAAGCAAATGCTTTGGTTTTATTACTTTCGAGTATTGCATTAGGTGGAAATTGGATTTTCCTTTTCCAAGCGTACAAGCATACAACCATTTCTAATGCAGCACTAAGTTATTATTTTGCACCTGTCTTTGTCCTGATTCTTTCGCCGCTGGTACTTAAGGAGAAATTATCTGCAAAGAAAATAATCTGCATTGGTATAGCCATGCTAGGTATGTTATTGATTGTTGGCAATAGTGGTGTAAGTACATCTGGATTAGATCATTTACTTGGCATTGGCTATGGATTAATGGCAGCTATATTCTACGCTTCATTAATGCTATTCAACAAGTTCATCAAAAACATGAACGGGCTCGAAATTACATTCATTCAGCTTGGAACTTCGACCTTGCTTCTCATGCCATATGTATTCTTTACTGAAGGATTTGGCATTTTTGAAGCATCAAGTTCTTCCATTCCATTTATTTTAATCTTAGGGATTGTACACACAGGTATTGGATTTTTGTTATTCTTCTCAGGTATGCAGAAATTAAAAGGGCAAAGCATCGCTGCATTAAGTTATGCAGACCCCATCACATCATTAGTGATTTCTGCTGTAATCTTGCAAGAACAAATGACAGTTGTTCAAATGCTTGGTGGTGCATTGCTGTTAGGCTCAACATTCGTTAGCGAAAATCAATCAATGAAATTTTCAAAGCGATTAAAGATAAAATCAGCTAAATAA
- a CDS encoding VOC family protein has product MRIVVTSIFVQDQEKALEFYSEKLGFVKKEDVPAGEFRWITLVSPDDQDGTELLLEPNVHPAAKEYQKKIFDEGIPATMFGVADIRKEYERLMEKGVKFTMEPTKMGEVTIAVFDDTCGNLIQIVQK; this is encoded by the coding sequence ATGAGAATCGTTGTTACCAGTATATTTGTACAAGATCAAGAAAAGGCACTGGAGTTTTATTCAGAAAAACTAGGGTTTGTAAAAAAGGAGGACGTTCCTGCCGGAGAATTTAGGTGGATAACGCTTGTTTCTCCAGATGATCAAGACGGTACTGAGCTTTTACTCGAACCGAATGTCCATCCTGCCGCAAAGGAATACCAAAAGAAGATATTTGACGAGGGTATCCCAGCAACAATGTTTGGCGTCGCAGACATTCGCAAAGAATACGAACGATTAATGGAAAAAGGCGTGAAGTTTACTATGGAACCGACAAAAATGGGCGAAGTCACAATAGCTGTCTTCGACGATACATGCGGCAATCTTATTCAAATCGTGCAGAAGTAA